A part of Gemmatimonas groenlandica genomic DNA contains:
- a CDS encoding enoyl-CoA hydratase family protein, with protein sequence MTNPMSAMRHLFATLEPQHFAWSTAHNGRVGVITLNRPSRKNPLTFESYAELRDLFRGLSYASDIRAIVLTGAEHNFCSGGDVFDIIEPLTRMAIPELLAFTRMTGDLVKAMRACPQPIIAAVDGVCAGAGAILAMASDMRLATPQARTAFLFTRVGLAGCDMGACALLPRIIGQGRASELLYTGRAMDATEGERWGFYNALVERDALLAEAIKRAGDLANGPAFAHSMTKTMLSQEWNVSVDQAIEMEAQAQALCMGTQDFRRAFEAFASKQSPVFEGN encoded by the coding sequence ATGACCAATCCGATGTCGGCGATGCGGCACCTGTTCGCGACGCTCGAACCGCAACACTTCGCGTGGTCGACCGCCCACAACGGTCGCGTTGGTGTGATCACGCTGAATCGTCCGTCGCGGAAGAATCCGCTCACATTCGAATCGTACGCCGAGCTGCGTGACCTCTTTCGCGGACTGAGTTACGCGTCGGACATTCGCGCCATCGTCCTCACGGGCGCCGAGCACAATTTCTGCTCGGGTGGCGATGTATTCGATATCATCGAGCCGCTCACGCGCATGGCGATTCCCGAACTGTTGGCGTTCACGCGCATGACCGGTGATCTGGTCAAGGCCATGCGCGCCTGTCCGCAGCCGATCATTGCCGCCGTCGACGGCGTCTGCGCCGGCGCCGGTGCCATTCTGGCCATGGCCTCGGACATGCGCCTCGCGACGCCACAGGCACGCACGGCCTTTCTGTTCACGCGCGTGGGCCTTGCCGGCTGCGACATGGGCGCGTGTGCGCTGCTCCCGCGCATCATCGGCCAGGGGCGTGCGTCCGAGCTGTTGTACACCGGACGCGCGATGGACGCGACCGAGGGTGAGCGTTGGGGCTTCTACAACGCGCTGGTGGAGCGCGATGCGCTGCTGGCCGAAGCCATAAAGCGCGCCGGTGATCTCGCCAACGGACCGGCTTTCGCGCACAGCATGACCAAAACCATGCTCAGTCAGGAGTGGAACGTGTCGGTCGATCAGGCCATCGAGATGGAAGCGCAGGCGCAGGCGCTGTGTATGGGCACGCAGGACTTCCGCCGGGCGTTCGAAGCCTTCGCCTCCAAGCAGTCACCCGTGTTCGAGGGGAACTGA
- a CDS encoding acyl-CoA dehydrogenase family protein, protein MMHGATEHLAWPFFDDAHRTLATQVTDWTAAQGTEPLASSEAEVDDACRHWVRRLGDAGFLRYCVPAPWGGALPALDSRALCVLREALAAHDGLADFAFAMQGLGSGAITLGGSDALRAEWLPRVASGSAIAAFALSEPDAGSDVAAMSMRATRTDAGWQLDGAKTWISNGGIADFYCVFARSGADATGSKGISAFFVRAGTPGLRIAERITVMSPHPLALLTFDRCIVPHDALLGVEGEGFSLAMRTLDIFRVSVAAAATGFARRAMHEALTQAESRAMFGATLGAQPLAQAILGDMATDLDAAALMTYRAAWHRDTQSSRSTGVAAMAKLAGTELAQQVIDRALQLHGGRGVRVGEVVERLYRDVRALRIYEGATEVQRLLVGRETLKAYRQR, encoded by the coding sequence ATGATGCATGGCGCAACCGAGCATCTGGCCTGGCCGTTCTTCGACGACGCACATCGTACACTGGCCACGCAGGTCACCGACTGGACCGCGGCGCAGGGCACCGAGCCGCTTGCCAGTAGTGAGGCCGAGGTCGATGACGCCTGCCGCCACTGGGTGCGACGGTTGGGCGACGCTGGCTTCCTGCGCTACTGCGTGCCGGCACCATGGGGCGGCGCGCTCCCCGCACTCGACTCACGCGCGCTCTGCGTGCTACGCGAAGCCTTGGCCGCTCACGATGGACTCGCCGACTTCGCGTTCGCCATGCAGGGATTGGGGTCGGGTGCGATCACGCTGGGCGGCAGCGACGCCTTGCGAGCCGAGTGGCTGCCGCGCGTGGCTTCGGGCAGTGCGATTGCGGCATTCGCCCTCTCTGAACCCGATGCTGGCTCCGACGTGGCGGCGATGAGCATGCGGGCCACGCGCACCGATGCCGGCTGGCAGCTCGACGGCGCGAAGACGTGGATCTCCAATGGCGGCATCGCCGACTTCTACTGTGTGTTCGCTCGCAGCGGTGCCGATGCGACGGGATCCAAAGGGATCAGCGCCTTTTTCGTGCGCGCCGGCACGCCGGGCCTGCGTATTGCCGAGCGCATCACGGTGATGTCGCCGCATCCGCTCGCGCTGCTGACATTCGACCGCTGCATCGTGCCGCACGACGCGCTGCTGGGTGTCGAAGGCGAAGGCTTCTCGCTCGCGATGCGCACGCTCGACATTTTCCGCGTGTCGGTGGCCGCCGCCGCCACCGGCTTCGCACGGCGAGCCATGCACGAGGCGCTCACGCAAGCCGAATCACGCGCGATGTTCGGCGCCACACTGGGCGCGCAGCCGCTGGCGCAGGCGATTCTGGGTGACATGGCGACCGATCTCGATGCGGCGGCGCTCATGACGTATCGGGCGGCGTGGCATCGTGACACGCAGAGCAGCCGGAGCACCGGCGTGGCCGCGATGGCCAAGCTGGCCGGCACGGAGCTGGCGCAGCAGGTGATCGATCGAGCGTTGCAGCTCCACGGCGGCCGTGGTGTGCGCGTGGGCGAAGTGGTGGAGCGACTGTATCGTGATGTGCGGGCGCTGCGCATTTACGAAGGGGCCACCGAAGTGCAGCGGTTGCTCGTGGGCCGCGAAACGTTGAAGGCATACCGTCAGCGCTGA
- a CDS encoding AMP-binding protein: MTPPSEHTAVPLHPSGHIDGFARAQLPPVEQWPVITLEGVYAVPPRLNTAVELLDRAIEEGHGDRVAIVVPDGLGGWEETTYAQLAVQVDALAHVLVNDLGLVSGNRVLCRGYNGRFMTVAWLATLKAGMVAVTTMPMLRAGELRMVIERAQCNAALCDARLLEDLETATAGTPSVRAVRCWGGDDADDLQHAMARHTAPFTASSTSSDDVALIAFTSGTTGIPKGCMHFHRDVMAMCRGFSAQVLGITANDRCIGTPPIAFTFGLGGLVCFPMAARASVVLLERASPESLLDAIAATRATVSFTAPTFYRHMSIAIREHPARFDTASLRVTVSAGEALPDATRTLWREATGLEMLDGIGATELIHVFIGAAGKDWRRGAIGRAVPGYTIAILDDALREVPRGEVGRLAVRGPTGCRYLADARQSSYVQGGWNLTGDACTMDDDGYVFFKARTDDLIVSAGYNIGAPEVEGALLQHEAVAECAVVGLPDDERGQVVTAFVVLRSGIDGDSALVRVLQEHVKATIAPYKYPRQVQFVSALPKTDTGKLQRFRLKESS; this comes from the coding sequence ATGACGCCGCCATCTGAGCACACCGCAGTTCCGCTGCACCCCAGTGGGCACATCGACGGCTTCGCGCGGGCGCAACTGCCGCCGGTCGAACAGTGGCCGGTGATCACGCTCGAGGGTGTCTACGCGGTGCCGCCGCGACTGAACACGGCGGTGGAGCTACTCGACCGTGCCATCGAGGAAGGGCACGGCGATCGCGTGGCGATCGTCGTGCCCGACGGTCTCGGTGGCTGGGAAGAGACGACGTACGCTCAACTGGCGGTGCAGGTCGACGCCTTGGCGCACGTACTCGTCAACGATCTCGGGCTCGTGTCTGGCAATCGTGTCTTGTGCCGCGGCTACAATGGCCGGTTCATGACCGTAGCGTGGTTGGCGACACTCAAGGCTGGTATGGTGGCCGTGACCACGATGCCGATGCTGCGCGCTGGCGAATTACGCATGGTGATCGAGCGAGCGCAGTGTAACGCGGCGCTGTGCGATGCACGGCTGCTGGAAGATCTGGAGACGGCCACCGCGGGGACCCCCTCGGTTCGCGCCGTACGATGCTGGGGTGGTGACGACGCCGACGACCTGCAGCACGCCATGGCGCGACACACCGCACCGTTCACGGCGTCGTCTACCTCGAGTGACGATGTCGCGCTCATTGCGTTCACCTCGGGCACCACGGGGATTCCGAAGGGATGCATGCACTTTCATCGGGACGTGATGGCGATGTGCCGTGGTTTCTCGGCGCAGGTGCTCGGCATCACGGCCAACGATCGGTGCATCGGCACCCCACCGATCGCGTTTACTTTCGGGCTCGGTGGACTGGTGTGCTTTCCGATGGCTGCGCGAGCCAGCGTGGTGTTGCTCGAGCGTGCGTCGCCGGAGAGTCTGCTCGACGCCATCGCGGCGACCCGCGCCACCGTCAGCTTCACCGCGCCCACCTTCTATCGGCACATGTCGATCGCGATCCGTGAGCACCCGGCGCGTTTCGACACCGCCTCGCTTCGCGTAACCGTGTCGGCCGGCGAGGCCCTGCCCGATGCCACGCGCACGCTCTGGCGCGAGGCCACCGGCCTCGAGATGCTCGATGGCATCGGCGCCACGGAGTTGATCCACGTGTTCATCGGTGCGGCGGGCAAGGATTGGCGACGTGGTGCGATCGGCCGCGCCGTGCCCGGCTACACCATCGCCATACTCGACGACGCGTTGCGCGAGGTGCCCCGAGGGGAGGTAGGGCGACTGGCCGTGCGCGGTCCGACCGGCTGTCGCTACCTCGCCGACGCCCGACAGTCCTCCTACGTGCAAGGCGGCTGGAATCTCACCGGCGATGCCTGCACCATGGACGACGACGGCTATGTGTTCTTCAAGGCACGCACTGACGATCTCATTGTCTCGGCAGGCTACAACATCGGCGCCCCGGAGGTCGAAGGCGCGCTGCTGCAGCACGAAGCGGTAGCCGAGTGTGCGGTGGTCGGGCTGCCCGACGATGAGCGCGGTCAAGTGGTGACCGCCTTCGTCGTGCTTCGTTCCGGCATCGATGGTGACAGTGCCCTCGTGCGAGTACTGCAGGAGCATGTGAAAGCCACGATTGCGCCATACAAGTATCCGCGGCAGGTGCAGTTCGTGAGCGCGCTGCCCAAAACCGACACCGGAAAGCTCCAGCGATTCCGCCTCAAGGAGAGCAGCTGA
- a CDS encoding RidA family protein — MHRTLQPDGWSRPRGYANGISARGRQIHVAGQIGWNAQQQMVSDDFVAQARQALRNIVEVLACDGATPEHLVRLTWYVTDRERYIASGAALGEAYREILGRVYPAMSAVQVCALMEPDALVEIEATAIVPDEPL, encoded by the coding sequence ATGCATCGCACGTTGCAACCAGATGGTTGGTCGCGTCCCCGCGGGTACGCCAACGGCATCTCGGCGCGCGGCCGGCAGATTCACGTGGCCGGTCAGATCGGGTGGAACGCACAGCAACAGATGGTGAGTGACGACTTCGTAGCGCAGGCGAGGCAAGCCCTGCGCAACATCGTCGAAGTGTTGGCCTGCGACGGGGCCACACCGGAGCATCTTGTGCGCCTCACATGGTACGTGACCGACCGCGAGCGGTACATCGCCAGCGGTGCCGCGTTGGGTGAAGCCTATCGCGAAATCCTCGGCCGTGTGTATCCCGCGATGTCGGCGGTGCAGGTGTGCGCGTTGATGGAACCCGATGCCCTGGTTGAAATCGAAGCCACCGCCATCGTACCGGATGAGCCCCTATGA
- a CDS encoding enoyl-CoA hydratase-related protein has protein sequence MTGARDVLVSDCIDGVITITIDRPDARNALRHQTMSELAAAIEAADADDHVRCLVLAGSARAFAAGADITEMLALDGPALLSHPRTLAWQRIWSAGCPMIAAVEGVAFGGGNELVLSCDIAIAGAAARFGQPEITLGWMPGAGGTQRLARSAGKSMTMQLVLTGDAIDAPTALRAGIVSEVVPAGGALARAIEIAHRIASHPRAATRLARQAVLDSYTTTLSDGLLAEHTSFRYLASSDERNARMRAFLDRARATS, from the coding sequence ATGACCGGCGCACGCGATGTGCTGGTGAGCGACTGCATAGACGGTGTCATCACCATCACGATCGACCGGCCCGATGCGCGCAACGCGCTCCGCCATCAGACCATGAGCGAGCTGGCCGCCGCGATCGAGGCGGCTGATGCCGACGACCACGTGCGATGCCTTGTGCTGGCAGGAAGCGCGCGCGCCTTCGCGGCGGGTGCCGACATCACCGAGATGCTCGCGCTCGACGGACCGGCGCTACTGAGTCATCCGCGCACGCTTGCCTGGCAGCGGATCTGGAGCGCGGGGTGTCCGATGATCGCCGCGGTGGAAGGCGTGGCATTCGGCGGCGGCAACGAGCTCGTATTGAGCTGCGATATCGCCATCGCGGGCGCGGCGGCGCGATTCGGTCAGCCGGAGATCACCCTCGGCTGGATGCCGGGCGCGGGTGGGACACAGCGATTGGCGAGAAGTGCCGGCAAATCGATGACGATGCAGTTGGTGCTCACCGGCGACGCGATCGACGCGCCCACGGCCCTTCGCGCTGGCATCGTCTCCGAGGTCGTGCCGGCCGGCGGCGCGCTGGCCCGCGCAATCGAGATCGCGCACCGCATCGCCTCGCATCCACGGGCGGCCACGCGACTGGCTCGGCAGGCCGTTCTGGATTCCTACACCACCACACTCAGCGACGGGCTCCTCGCAGAGCACACGTCGTTTCGCTATCTCGCCTCGAGCGACGAACGGAACGCGCGAATGCGCGCGTTCCTGGATCGCGCCCGCGCTACTTCTTGA
- a CDS encoding outer membrane beta-barrel protein, with product MHISVRRAALTFVALLVAAPAVGAQALSPSTLGISAAVHGVGGTMNTAIYPGASGSTALGFGGEIAYGASPRLSLVGRLARIASKSEIITESTDYAVLQGDLGLRWMSSPGARVRPFAEAGLALRRLAFEYPDNAGVTSDFSAFNGGATVSVGVMVFQTDKMSVEGAGTYTSGNFSTWKVNGKAESLAQMTSEMFGVRLGVRYWFKK from the coding sequence ATGCACATCTCGGTACGCCGCGCTGCGCTGACATTCGTTGCCCTGTTGGTCGCCGCGCCGGCCGTCGGCGCTCAGGCGCTCTCGCCGTCTACGCTTGGCATCAGTGCGGCGGTACACGGCGTCGGCGGTACGATGAACACCGCGATCTATCCCGGAGCCAGCGGTAGCACCGCACTTGGGTTCGGCGGCGAAATCGCGTACGGCGCCTCGCCGCGTTTGTCGCTTGTGGGCCGGCTGGCGCGCATCGCGTCGAAGTCGGAGATCATCACCGAGTCGACCGACTACGCCGTGCTGCAGGGCGATCTTGGACTGCGCTGGATGTCGTCGCCCGGTGCGCGCGTGCGCCCATTCGCGGAAGCCGGTCTTGCCCTTCGGCGGCTGGCGTTCGAGTATCCCGACAACGCCGGTGTGACGAGTGACTTCAGCGCCTTCAACGGCGGCGCCACGGTCAGTGTCGGTGTCATGGTGTTTCAGACCGACAAGATGTCGGTGGAGGGCGCCGGCACCTACACCAGCGGCAACTTCAGCACGTGGAAAGTGAACGGAAAGGCGGAGTCGCTCGCGCAGATGACATCCGAGATGTTCGGCGTGCGTCTCGGCGTACGCTACTGGTTCAAGAAGTAG
- a CDS encoding vWA domain-containing protein yields MDAVLLVDHQPIAPPAGPAGVVVRALLTISGTVPVHRQRTPLAISLVLDRSGSMDGDRLEAAKAASISAVERLHPDDVVSVIAFDGQVDVVAPPAPRARQVQLVQQVSDIDSGGSTNLSGGWLRGRQHMERALGMLGSLEGSSRRIVLLTDGHANAGITDPSTLVELARTARAMGITTTTIGVGEGYDDDLLRSMADAGGGNSWYVERPDQAQDVLAEEMGNLLSVSAQGLSVTLTLEDSVAVFATHSSWPATSVANTFTFDLGDLYASEPKPVLVELFVPVDRLEALAGSGAPIATLVVSADVLIDGGGVERRAMTLGVAASLETQSTLVPAVEHAVLLARAAKAREEAARRQREGDALGAEDEMRMMVNSLSSSALAEHPEFADDLQAQAQDLQGLAERYESRAFSEVEAKYQMQRSYNARRGKKQNDHLLRREP; encoded by the coding sequence ATGGATGCCGTCCTACTCGTCGATCACCAGCCTATCGCCCCGCCCGCCGGTCCGGCCGGCGTGGTGGTCCGGGCCCTCCTGACCATCTCCGGCACGGTGCCGGTTCACCGCCAGCGCACCCCGCTGGCGATCTCCCTCGTACTCGACCGGAGCGGGTCGATGGACGGCGACCGATTGGAGGCCGCCAAGGCCGCTTCGATCAGTGCCGTCGAGCGTCTGCATCCCGATGACGTGGTGTCCGTCATCGCCTTCGACGGACAGGTGGACGTCGTGGCACCGCCCGCCCCGCGGGCCCGCCAGGTCCAGCTGGTGCAACAGGTGAGCGACATCGACAGCGGCGGCAGCACGAACCTGAGCGGTGGCTGGCTCCGCGGTCGCCAACACATGGAGCGGGCGCTCGGGATGCTCGGCTCCCTCGAGGGATCGTCGCGCCGCATCGTGTTGCTCACTGATGGACATGCCAATGCCGGCATCACCGATCCGTCCACGTTGGTCGAGCTGGCCCGAACCGCCCGCGCGATGGGGATCACCACCACCACCATTGGTGTCGGCGAAGGTTACGACGACGACCTCTTGCGTTCGATGGCTGACGCCGGCGGCGGCAACAGCTGGTATGTCGAGCGTCCCGATCAGGCGCAGGATGTACTCGCCGAAGAGATGGGGAATCTGCTGTCGGTCTCGGCGCAGGGGCTCTCAGTCACGCTGACGCTGGAGGACTCGGTGGCGGTGTTTGCCACGCATTCCAGCTGGCCCGCGACCTCGGTGGCGAACACGTTCACGTTCGATCTGGGCGATCTCTACGCGAGCGAGCCCAAGCCAGTCCTGGTCGAACTGTTCGTGCCGGTTGATCGACTCGAGGCGCTGGCCGGCAGTGGAGCACCGATCGCGACGTTGGTCGTGTCGGCCGACGTACTCATCGACGGCGGCGGGGTGGAGCGTCGCGCAATGACCCTCGGTGTGGCGGCGTCGCTGGAAACGCAGTCCACGCTGGTGCCGGCGGTCGAGCATGCTGTGCTGCTAGCTCGGGCCGCCAAGGCCCGCGAGGAGGCGGCACGCCGTCAGCGGGAGGGCGATGCGCTGGGTGCGGAAGACGAAATGCGGATGATGGTGAACTCGCTTTCGAGCAGCGCGCTGGCGGAGCATCCCGAATTTGCCGACGACCTTCAGGCGCAGGCGCAGGACCTCCAGGGGCTGGCGGAGCGCTACGAGAGTCGTGCGTTCAGCGAGGTCGAAGCCAAGTACCAGATGCAGCGCAGCTACAACGCCCGACGTGGGAAAAAGCAGAATGACCACCTGTTGAGACGGGAGCCGTAA
- a CDS encoding sodium:solute symporter family protein gives MTQITALDYVVMAIYFAVVLGIGWALRRRMRTSNDFLLSGRSLPPWVTGLAFLSANLGAQEVIGMGASGAKYGIATAHFYWIGAIPAMVFVGIFMMPFYYGSRARSVPEYLKLRFDEKTRTLNAFAFAAMTVFSSGVSMYAMGKLLNLLLGWDFDTSVLVSAGIVLAYVLLGGLTSAIYNEVLQFFMIVFGFAPLVWIGLRNVGGWGGLTSKLATTATERGLPEYAYTHAWQGMGSASTNSIGIEWFGMVMGLGFVLSFGYWCTDFLVVQRAMAADSMTAARRTPLIAAVPKMLFPFLVIVPGMIALAMGDNIIPPKLTEAGTPLMDSLGHVVLDYDLATPMMLVKLFPTGMLGLGLTALIASFMSGMAGNVTAFNTVWTYDIYQAHVKKSASDEHYLWMGRAATVGGIALSVAAAYVAGAFNNIMEFLQLVFAFVNAPLFATFALGMFWKRSTGHGAFWGLVAGTIAPAIHHGISLAAGSSPGVKGGYFATLITYPSEMAQTFWTAIAAFTTCFLVTIVVSLATAPRPDRELEGLVYSLTPKPVDDVQYWYQRPSVFAVGVLTCTVVLNVLFF, from the coding sequence ATGACCCAGATCACCGCGTTGGACTACGTTGTGATGGCCATCTACTTTGCCGTCGTGCTCGGCATTGGCTGGGCGTTGCGGCGGAGGATGCGCACGTCGAACGACTTTCTGCTGTCGGGGCGATCGCTGCCGCCATGGGTCACGGGGTTGGCGTTCCTCTCGGCGAATCTCGGCGCGCAGGAAGTGATCGGCATGGGTGCGTCGGGCGCCAAGTACGGCATCGCGACCGCTCACTTCTACTGGATCGGTGCGATTCCGGCGATGGTATTCGTCGGCATCTTCATGATGCCGTTCTACTACGGCTCGCGGGCGCGATCGGTACCCGAATATCTCAAGCTTCGTTTCGACGAGAAGACTCGCACGCTGAACGCGTTCGCCTTTGCCGCGATGACGGTGTTCTCGAGCGGCGTGTCGATGTACGCGATGGGCAAGCTGTTGAATCTGCTGCTGGGATGGGACTTCGACACGAGCGTGCTGGTGTCGGCCGGTATCGTGCTGGCGTACGTGCTGCTGGGCGGTCTCACCAGCGCGATCTACAACGAAGTGCTGCAGTTTTTCATGATCGTGTTCGGCTTCGCGCCGCTGGTGTGGATCGGCCTGCGCAATGTCGGGGGATGGGGTGGCCTGACCAGCAAACTCGCCACCACGGCCACCGAACGAGGACTACCCGAGTACGCCTACACGCACGCGTGGCAGGGCATGGGGTCGGCCTCCACGAACTCCATCGGTATCGAGTGGTTCGGCATGGTGATGGGGCTCGGTTTCGTGCTCTCGTTCGGCTACTGGTGCACCGACTTTCTCGTGGTGCAGCGTGCCATGGCGGCCGATTCGATGACCGCTGCGCGCCGCACGCCGCTCATCGCGGCTGTACCCAAGATGCTGTTCCCGTTCCTCGTGATCGTGCCCGGCATGATCGCGCTGGCGATGGGCGACAATATTATCCCACCCAAGCTCACGGAAGCCGGCACGCCGTTGATGGACAGCCTGGGCCATGTGGTGCTCGACTACGATCTCGCGACGCCGATGATGCTGGTCAAGCTGTTCCCCACCGGCATGCTGGGGCTTGGACTCACGGCGTTGATCGCGTCATTCATGTCGGGCATGGCGGGCAACGTCACCGCGTTCAATACCGTCTGGACGTACGACATCTATCAGGCCCACGTCAAGAAGTCGGCAAGCGACGAGCACTACCTCTGGATGGGGCGCGCCGCGACGGTGGGCGGCATCGCGCTGTCAGTGGCGGCCGCGTACGTGGCCGGCGCATTCAACAACATCATGGAGTTTCTGCAACTCGTGTTCGCGTTCGTGAACGCGCCGCTGTTTGCGACCTTTGCGCTGGGCATGTTCTGGAAGCGCAGCACCGGACACGGTGCGTTCTGGGGACTGGTGGCAGGAACCATCGCGCCCGCCATTCATCATGGGATCTCGCTGGCAGCGGGCTCCTCTCCCGGTGTGAAGGGAGGGTACTTCGCCACGCTCATCACGTACCCGAGCGAGATGGCGCAGACCTTTTGGACGGCGATCGCGGCGTTCACGACCTGCTTCCTGGTCACGATCGTCGTCAGTTTGGCCACCGCGCCGCGCCCCGACCGTGAGCTTGAAGGACTCGTGTATTCTCTGACGCCGAAGCCGGTGGATGATGTGCAATACTGGTATCAGCGACCGTCGGTGTTCGCGGTGGGTGTGCTCACGTGCACGGTCGTGCTCAACGTGCTCTTCTTCTAG
- the malQ gene encoding 4-alpha-glucanotransferase has product MQFPRAAGILLHPTSLPSPGGIGDMGPDAFRFVRWLADAGMKIWQVLPLGPTGYGDSPYQCFSAFAGNPLLIHVPEQARAHFGHDTEPNSAHVCDFGTVIPAKRALLDAWLGTIPFDEAVRRFVREQESWLPDYALFMALKQAHDGASWTAWERGAAQRDPEALRTWREKLRPGIERCYKEQYVFAGQFQALRNACAAQNIQLMGDVPIYVAHDSADVWANRALFKLHDDGTLVVQAGVPPDYFSKTGQLWGNPLYDWDAMSHDGYRWWIERMRASLAMFDAVRLDHFRGFEAFWEVPADDTTAENGRWVQGPGAALFTALTAALGPMPIVAENLGLITPEVEALRAQFEYPGMAILQFAFSDPASEFSPHRYLRELVVYTGTHDNDTTVGWWNSSGAGDSTRDPEAVEQEKAFARQYLNTDGGDIHWALMRAALASVANTALVPLQDVLGLGSDTRMNLPGRQSGNWGFRFSWDQLPAALTARMRELAETYGR; this is encoded by the coding sequence ATGCAATTCCCGCGTGCCGCCGGCATCCTGCTGCATCCAACGTCCCTGCCGTCTCCCGGTGGCATCGGAGACATGGGCCCCGATGCATTTCGATTCGTTCGCTGGCTCGCCGACGCGGGCATGAAGATCTGGCAAGTGCTCCCACTCGGTCCCACCGGATACGGCGACAGCCCCTACCAGTGTTTCTCGGCCTTCGCCGGCAACCCATTGCTGATCCACGTGCCCGAGCAGGCTCGCGCGCACTTCGGCCACGATACGGAGCCGAACTCGGCACACGTGTGCGACTTCGGCACCGTGATCCCGGCCAAACGCGCGCTGCTCGATGCGTGGCTCGGCACGATTCCGTTCGACGAGGCGGTACGCCGTTTCGTGCGCGAGCAAGAATCGTGGCTGCCTGACTACGCACTCTTCATGGCGCTCAAGCAGGCGCACGACGGTGCCTCGTGGACCGCGTGGGAACGCGGTGCAGCACAGCGCGACCCGGAGGCGTTGCGAACGTGGCGCGAGAAGCTGCGCCCCGGCATCGAGCGCTGCTACAAAGAGCAGTATGTGTTCGCCGGGCAGTTTCAGGCGCTGCGCAACGCCTGCGCGGCGCAGAACATCCAGCTCATGGGCGACGTGCCGATCTACGTCGCCCACGATTCCGCCGACGTGTGGGCGAATCGTGCGCTGTTCAAGCTGCACGACGACGGCACGCTCGTCGTGCAGGCCGGCGTACCGCCGGACTATTTCAGCAAGACAGGTCAGCTCTGGGGCAATCCCCTCTACGACTGGGACGCGATGTCGCACGATGGCTATCGCTGGTGGATCGAGCGCATGCGCGCGTCCCTTGCGATGTTCGACGCAGTGCGTCTCGATCACTTCCGCGGATTCGAGGCATTCTGGGAAGTCCCCGCCGATGACACCACCGCCGAGAACGGTCGTTGGGTGCAGGGACCCGGCGCGGCGCTCTTCACGGCGCTCACGGCAGCGCTGGGGCCGATGCCGATCGTGGCCGAAAACCTCGGACTCATCACGCCCGAAGTCGAAGCGTTACGCGCACAGTTCGAGTATCCGGGCATGGCGATTCTGCAGTTCGCCTTCAGCGACCCCGCGTCCGAGTTCAGTCCGCATCGCTATCTGCGGGAACTTGTGGTGTACACCGGCACGCACGACAACGACACGACGGTTGGCTGGTGGAATTCGTCGGGCGCCGGTGATTCCACGCGCGATCCGGAAGCGGTCGAGCAGGAGAAAGCGTTCGCGCGGCAGTATTTGAATACGGACGGCGGCGATATTCACTGGGCTCTGATGCGCGCGGCCTTGGCGTCGGTGGCCAATACCGCGCTCGTACCGCTGCAGGATGTACTCGGATTGGGCAGCGACACGCGCATGAATCTCCCCGGTCGTCAGTCAGGCAACTGGGGTTTCCGCTTCTCATGGGACCAGCTTCCCGCCGCGCTCACCGCGCGGATGCGCGAGCTGGCAGAGACGTACGGCCGTTAG
- a CDS encoding superinfection immunity protein, with translation MVPVLLLQSLEPPADFTGAYTGGGVPKGFVMVIACFGVYILPSMLAWRRGSSRKWKITAINLLLGWTVIGWIVSMVLTYAYEPPPAGEADEEHVPGGARPR, from the coding sequence ATGGTGCCCGTTTTGCTACTCCAATCGCTCGAGCCCCCCGCTGACTTCACTGGTGCGTACACCGGTGGTGGCGTCCCCAAGGGTTTCGTGATGGTCATTGCCTGTTTCGGCGTGTATATCCTGCCGTCGATGCTGGCCTGGAGGCGTGGCAGTTCACGCAAATGGAAGATTACCGCGATCAACCTGCTGCTGGGATGGACGGTGATCGGCTGGATCGTGTCGATGGTGCTCACCTACGCGTACGAGCCGCCCCCCGCTGGCGAGGCGGACGAGGAGCACGTGCCAGGCGGCGCGCGCCCGCGCTAA